The Candidatus Methylomirabilis lanthanidiphila genome includes a window with the following:
- a CDS encoding adenine specific DNA methylase Mod, which produces MTKPKLELTWIGKENRPKLEPRILLEDQERSYHAVHRVTDRDLFDNRLIFGDNLLALKALEQEFTGKIKCIYIDPPYNTGSAFEHYDDGVEHSLWLSLMRDRLELLRSLLSNDGSIWISIDDNEMPYLRVLMDEVFGRVNFVAQCIWEKVYSPKSSAKFLSENHDYIVCYARDTSKWNRNLLPRSAKQDKAYRNLDNDPRGPWKPGDLSARNYYSLGRYPIKCPSGRVIPGPPQGMYWRVSEDKLIQLDRDCRIWWGKGGNNVPAIKRFLSEVISGIVPETIWTYGEVGHNQAAKQHLKELLPDVEELFVTPKPEGLVQRILDIATNPGDWVLDSFGGSGTTGAVAHKMGRRWIMVELGEHCHTHIIPRLKKVIDSEDKGGITEAVGWKGGGGFRYYRLAPSLLEKDKWGNWVINKAYNPAMLTEAVCKLEGFTYTPSDTIYWQHGYSTERDFIYVTTQNLSHDQLQALSDEVGDSRSLLVMCTAFRGKPDRYPNLTIKKIPKTVMARCEWGKDDYSLRVENLPKAPPPPGQQDLGLV; this is translated from the coding sequence ATGACCAAGCCAAAGCTCGAACTGACATGGATCGGGAAGGAGAACCGGCCGAAGCTGGAGCCGCGCATCCTGCTGGAGGACCAGGAGAGGTCCTACCATGCGGTGCACCGGGTCACCGACCGCGACCTGTTCGACAATCGCCTGATCTTCGGCGACAACCTGCTTGCCCTGAAAGCCCTCGAACAGGAGTTCACCGGCAAGATCAAGTGCATCTACATCGATCCGCCGTACAACACCGGCAGTGCGTTCGAGCATTACGATGATGGTGTCGAGCATTCGCTCTGGTTGTCGCTTATGCGTGATCGCCTTGAACTCCTGCGGAGCTTATTAAGCAACGACGGGTCGATTTGGATCAGCATCGACGACAACGAAATGCCATATCTCCGCGTTCTAATGGACGAGGTGTTTGGTCGGGTCAACTTTGTTGCACAGTGCATATGGGAGAAAGTTTATTCCCCAAAGAGTTCGGCGAAATTCCTATCGGAGAACCACGACTATATTGTCTGCTACGCAAGAGATACCAGCAAATGGAATCGAAACCTTCTTCCGCGCAGCGCGAAACAGGACAAAGCGTACAGAAACCTCGATAACGACCCCCGTGGGCCTTGGAAGCCAGGTGACCTGTCTGCAAGAAACTACTATAGTCTCGGACGATACCCTATTAAATGTCCGTCGGGACGAGTAATTCCTGGACCCCCGCAAGGGATGTACTGGCGAGTTTCTGAGGACAAACTGATTCAACTTGATCGTGACTGCAGAATTTGGTGGGGCAAAGGCGGCAACAATGTTCCGGCCATAAAGCGATTTTTATCAGAAGTTATTTCCGGTATCGTACCTGAAACAATTTGGACCTATGGGGAAGTAGGACATAACCAAGCCGCAAAGCAGCACCTGAAGGAACTGCTTCCAGACGTTGAGGAACTCTTCGTCACTCCAAAGCCTGAAGGATTGGTTCAGCGAATTTTGGACATCGCCACCAATCCCGGAGACTGGGTTCTCGACTCCTTCGGCGGTTCCGGTACCACCGGGGCAGTGGCGCACAAGATGGGGCGGCGGTGGATCATGGTGGAGCTGGGCGAGCATTGCCATACGCACATCATCCCGCGACTGAAGAAGGTGATTGACAGTGAGGACAAAGGCGGGATCACGGAGGCGGTTGGTTGGAAGGGCGGCGGCGGGTTCCGCTATTACCGGCTGGCGCCGTCGCTGCTCGAAAAGGACAAGTGGGGCAACTGGGTCATCAACAAGGCATACAATCCCGCGATGCTCACTGAGGCTGTCTGTAAGCTGGAGGGCTTCACGTACACGCCGAGCGACACGATCTACTGGCAGCACGGCTACTCCACCGAGCGCGACTTCATCTACGTCACCACCCAGAACCTGAGCCACGACCAGTTGCAGGCATTAAGCGACGAGGTTGGCGACTCCCGTTCGCTCCTGGTGATGTGCACCGCCTTTCGCGGCAAGCC
- a CDS encoding putative nucleotide-binding protein containing TIR-like domain protein, translating into MSKRKLFVGSSTEAADSGALRSLIDQLSQHLGSDVEVISWQNTIWSNLESALRTLTQSLTEYSYAVFLGWPDDKLEMRTRKFYCCRDNVIFEFGLFLSQLGRERTFFVAPKPGIKLPPDDLEYHILTDLRGTFFAGTYTITGTGSSLTPHFRLDSLIQTIQRLECDMHALTPVSAKTELDRQIQGAQSKVRTPGRPDAYYSGLLRNRIDYLINLKAIESNKSVQDAVQDLLLFMEYERDVCDLKQLTHVQHHEVGQWGQVWVFADSPLEFQPTSGRDFDALRKTIRDNLLNGVEYKYFLTEDGYNKSKLDMIIPSNIKETQKNKMRKQITFFLVDKKLFKTYFTLHFPKGQTNPTKVYMSALRDERRKDLLIEIADSEHIQRIRENIELLCGKDEENSKVKVKRFV; encoded by the coding sequence ATGAGCAAAAGAAAACTCTTCGTCGGGTCATCAACGGAAGCTGCTGATTCAGGAGCACTCCGCTCACTGATTGATCAGCTATCTCAGCACCTTGGATCAGACGTTGAAGTGATCTCCTGGCAAAACACGATTTGGAGCAATCTTGAATCGGCCCTACGAACACTCACGCAATCTCTGACAGAGTATTCGTATGCTGTATTTCTTGGTTGGCCGGATGATAAGCTTGAGATGCGGACACGTAAGTTCTATTGCTGTAGAGATAACGTCATTTTTGAATTCGGTCTTTTCCTCAGTCAGCTAGGCAGAGAACGTACATTTTTCGTAGCGCCAAAACCGGGCATAAAACTACCGCCTGATGACCTTGAATACCATATTCTCACTGACTTACGAGGTACATTTTTCGCTGGCACCTATACTATCACGGGCACGGGCTCATCACTTACCCCGCACTTTAGATTAGATAGTTTGATTCAGACAATACAGCGTCTCGAATGCGACATGCACGCTCTTACACCAGTAAGTGCAAAAACTGAGCTAGATCGGCAAATTCAAGGCGCACAAAGTAAGGTGAGGACACCCGGCCGTCCTGATGCTTATTATTCGGGCCTTTTGAGAAATAGGATCGATTATTTAATCAATCTCAAGGCGATCGAATCAAACAAGTCTGTTCAGGATGCTGTTCAAGACCTGCTACTGTTTATGGAGTACGAACGAGATGTTTGCGATTTGAAACAGCTTACTCACGTTCAACATCACGAAGTCGGACAGTGGGGCCAAGTATGGGTATTTGCTGACTCACCACTTGAGTTTCAACCGACATCTGGTCGTGACTTCGATGCACTACGAAAAACGATTCGTGATAATTTATTAAATGGCGTTGAATACAAATATTTTCTCACAGAAGATGGCTATAATAAATCAAAATTGGATATGATCATACCAAGCAACATTAAAGAAACCCAAAAGAACAAAATGCGAAAACAAATTACATTTTTTCTAGTTGATAAAAAATTATTTAAAACCTACTTCACACTACATTTCCCTAAAGGACAAACTAATCCGACTAAGGTTTACATGAGTGCACTCAGAGATGAACGAAGAAAAGATTTATTGATAGAAATTGCCGATTCGGAACACATTCAGCGCATCCGAGAAAATATCGAGCTTTTATGTGGAAAAGACGAAGAAAACTCAAAAGTTAAGGTCAAACGATTCGTCTGA